TGGCCATGTCTCCTATTAggccaattttattttttattaacataaATTTGCAGCACTATTACATTGTTTCCAAATTGTATGTGCCAGTAATGTCTGAAGGGACCTCGTAAAGGGTCTCAGGTATCATGCAAAACGtttagatttcttttttttttttgcccctCCCCTTTTGCCCATATCTGCTGTTAGGGATGTTTCCTGCAGCACTGAGTGGGAAAGTATTTTATGGGTCAAATGGAACCAATTGATAAGAAGCTGAAAAATCAGGGTTCCCTATGGAATCACTAAAAGCGTGATCTCAAGCTCTGGCCTTTGCTTCATTCATGGTTGATGCTTTTAAGTTCCAGAATTAAAAATTGCCAGCCCtgcaatttaaaaatttcatctttgatTTTGGATATCAATAACCcaaatttgatatgatttttttgatacATGCATCAACATATCAACTGATGCCTCTTTTTTGATTGTAGCCAATGGCATTGGAACAAGTGTTGTCAGATAGGGATAGTGAGGATGAAGTTGATGACGATGTTGCCGATTTTGAAGATAGAAGGGTATGCTTGGTCGTTATGTGACATTTATCTAAcaccctttaatttttattcttttttgtatttttatttgtaatgaTTCAAGTGTGCTTGAGGCTGCAGTTAGCACCAATATTTGTTCTATTGTTCAAGTGCCATCATTAGAATTTTTTGTTGGAAGTGTGATGCTATCCTTCTCATTTTAGCAAGTGAAATATTTAATGAatgactttatgtcatggtgTTGTGCTGGGAACGTCTGAAGTTGGACTAGCTTGGAAACCTGGATAGAGGTTTAGTTTAGATCTAGTACTGCATTCCCTTGAGCAAAAGAACAAACTGGAGATATTAGTTCAATATGAAGTGTTAGTTGTCTATGAAACGACTGCTTTTGGGGCTGATGGTGTAGACAGCAGAGAAACTGAGGTGCAAAATGAAGGTCCATCAAGACCACCTTAGGTTTAGGTTGTTTAAGAGTTAGGACGTGGGGATTCTCTCTTTGAATCTTAGTTTATGGAAGAAGCTATGGGTACTTTGAAATGGTGATGGCGATTTGTTTTTactcatgatttttttttttaaatagataaataaatagacCACACGCCACCTGATCTTTATTCATTAAGCATAATGGATTAAGCATCTTGGAAGAAACAGTGCTTTATATCGCTCCTGTAACAAAATAGTGTATTATCGATCCTAGTATTTGAATGACGTGTTAACTGATATGCTGTTATGTTTTTAGATGCTTGATGATTTCGTGGATGTTACGAAAGACGAGAAACAAATGATGCATCTCTGGAACTCGTTTGTCAGGAAACAACGGTAAATCTTCACTCTATTTTTCCTGGAATTCCTTCTCTTGCATCCCTTTGGAGTGGTTTTGTGCAGGTTCAATGTGTAAGATGATTAGATGCTTGACAGTGTTGTCCATGCATTTCACATTCTAAAACTATGGGGAACGAATTGATTTTCTGTTGTCAGCAGTTGTCAAACCaacattgtattattttgaacCTTAGGAGAACAGCTATTATCATCTTGTATCTTACTGTGACGGTTTTTGAAAGTGCCTCAAGTAATTTACTCAGGTTTGTGATTATGAGGTTTAGAAGCTTCCTCATCAAGGTATCTTGTTTGTCACTGTTGCAGGGTGCTGGCAGATGGTCATATTCCTTGGGCGTGTGAGGCATTTTCGAAATTGCATGGTCAAGACTTTGTCAGAGCACCACCACTACTTTGGTAAATTCTCGGATTTCATTTTACGTTGTGCCAGTGCAGACATCAACTGAACCTTCAGTTATATACTTCCTCTCATGTGGTTAAATTTACCAATTTTATTTTGCGGATTTGGGTAAAGATATAATTGTAGTATTTGGGTAATTGCCTCTGTATCTTATGGACAGGGTTTCACATGTGCAATGAGGCAATGTTGCCACCTTTGCATTTATTGCCAGAATATAACCCCTAAggtttattttattcattcacTAAGAAACAATTTCTTGCAAATGTAGGTCCATAAATAATCATCCCTGCATGTCTTTTTGAGTCCATATGCTGTTTGTTCCAcggactctttttttttttttgggtggtaAGAAGTTATGGGCTCTGGCAGGTGTTGGAGGTTATTCATGATCAAACTTTGGAATCATGGTCTGCTTGATGCACGGACAATGAACAATTGCAATATAATAATTGAGAAATACCAAAGCCAAGATGCAGATCGTGCGAAGGGCAAAATTTGATTGCGCAAGCAAAGGCCATCAAGAGTGCAATGGTGATAAGCTTCCTCACTAAGTCCCGATTTGCGCTTCCATGTTTCTGCCATTTTGTTTTCTGTACTCTGTTCAGGTTTCTAACTGCTGCTAGGTCTAGTAAAGTCCCTTGTTCATTGTCTTGTTATTATAAAGGTACCTGACAACTTTTTTATTTAGATGCGATAAGTGTAGTTTGAACGAATTCTGtacagagaaaagaaaagaaacgcttctccttttctctctgGAATATCTGGTGCAAGTACTTTTTATCTTTCCCCCTCTTCTCTCTGTTGCTGctaatgaaaaatgaaatgttagTTGGTGGTGCTGGTTAGTCAGAATGATGGTAGATTTTTACTTGAGGCAACTACAGAGGAGAATAGGGTTACCCTATGGTTTTACAAGGATAGGCGGTTTCTCAGTGCTGCAAATTGATTCCAGTATGAAATTTAATGCTtacctgcatatatatatatagttcccGGTCTTCTTCTTTCAGATCCACCGAGTTGGATGCTTGCATTAGCTTTTGTGTTGCAGTTCTATGACTAATTTCTGGGGAATAAATCTGAATTATTGTATTAGATTCATATTCATATTGTTTAGATGTTGAGAGCTGTTATAAAAAGTGGTCTAGTAGTAACCAATTGTGAGGGAGACACGGAACAAGAGGGAGGATCTCTGATGTGATGAGTCCATTACAGACTTGTGCCATTAAGGTTTTCAGCCAGAAAAGCTCTTGAATATCTCCCGTGACTGGCGCGACTTCCAGTGTGGTCTGTCTTGGGTATGTTCTTGCGGCATCTTATAGCACAATATATAGCACAATTAGAGTTGAATCGTAGGAGTTAAAACTATTAACTGTAGTTGACACATACATAGAAgtctacatatatataatgacatGCATTTACTGTCTCTTTTCGAGACTTTttgagttgttttttttttttttttaaatctaacttttttttccttattttattttttaaattgtataGCTCATTTTATTAGTCTCAACCCTTAAGTTGTATGAGATTTTTGTTGGTTTAGATTATTTGGTAATAGTAGGGAGTTTAACTATTAGTGTTGGACTCAAACTACTACTTGTAGTTGACACCTAGAAGCCTACGTGTATGACATTCACACATTGTCCTCGCTTTTCATAACTTTTTGGGCcaaatttcattaaatatatatatatttcttattttattttattttttaaatcgagtgtctcattttattagtttttgtcGGTTCATATTATTCGGTTTGATTACAACGAGAGATTATTTAATCGTGTCAGGTTCAAACTAGTCCTTATAGTTGACAGGTAGAGGGCTAAGCAATGTTGCATGGAAACGGAAACGAGAAATATTTTTGATAGGAAACGAAAAtgaacatttttctaaaaaaataggcataaatggGGTTCGAAACGGGAATAAGAAATGTTTCGAAAACGTTTTGAAAACAGGAAAATGGCTCCTAGAAGGTATTTCTGTACAACATAGGGGCTAAGTGTGTAACAAACATGCATTTGTTGCAATGTGCTATAAATCTATGGACTCGATATTTCAAATTAACTTCACAATTTCTTTGCTCTATCGTTTGATCACTTCAGCAATTGCCTGAACTTCGAAAGAGCATGCATGCTATATGCTAGCTtggagtgagtgagtgagtgagttgGTTGGAGTTGTATCACAGAAGAGCAATCGGAAAGAAAAGATCTGTTTAGAGATCAAAGCAATGAAAGAAGGTATACcccaatttattttcttgttaattttcaacaatttaaaagaattaattcaTGATAATTGGATTGTGCATTTTTCAtagttagggtttagggtttaaggTGTAGGATATCTTTTGTACCGCttaattccaattccaatttatGTATTAGGGCATACAAAATAGTAAAttcgaaatataaattttcaataattaagaattatgaaaaatttgttagAAATTTCTAGCTAGTTATTTGTTAACTACAATATGAGTGTAGTGGTGGATGAGAATTTATTACACTTGTTTTTATCAAAACTTCACTAAATATTGGCTGATATTAttgaattaatataatttaaattatgcaGGTAAGTCCAAAGTTTGTTaccaaaaaaacattttttcttAGGAAAGTGAATTTTGTTACCTAAAAAACACGTCATCATATCATCTAGTCTTTATTTactgacaaaatatttttcttaattagttgttaaatttttttaagaaaaaggtTAATTTTTGGTCTTCTGCAAATTAAATGGTGTGACTAATTactattaacatttaaaaaaaaaattaaaaagtacaATTTGAAAGCCTAGTAGTTGTGGaggatttatggtatttttattgatttatttttatccaattaAACTATCACTGCTACATAATCTTAGTAAAGACCTTAATAATTTGCTTCAAAAGCGAATTAaagcattatttattgattgattgattgattgtttTTCAGGAAGGAAACATGGAAGAAGTAGTGCAGAGAGAATAAGGCAAATAAGATTTTCTTATGGGTTAAGGTATAAACATGCTCTTGAAGTTGGGGCTTATAGTCTTTGAGCTTCAATGGGAATTTATCGTACCATTCAAGTTTCATTTTTGATCTTATTTCACactttaaaatctaaatgtaTATACAGATGCGCATTGTCAATGAACTatcgaagagagagagagagagagagagagagagagagagagagagagagagagaggaaagagaggtCGTCggggaaataaaaaattactcaaaACAAATGCAAAATGGGGAATCGAATCCACAACCCTCAACGAATCGGGTAAATTTTTCCAAActctttttgacatttttgtgCAAAATTCTCAAAGCTCACTGCATTTCTTCTGTTCCACATATTCTTTATTACCGGTTGAAAAAgcaataataattaaacaataaaaGGTTCCTTCTCCCAGACGACTAGCCGACCGCCCGGCAGCGAGTGCATGGCCATGTACACGTGTAAGCAACACGTCGTCTCTGAATTTGTTGCTATACGACTGCTTTCCTCAGCAGTTTCTTTTTCCCCCAGCGGTCGCCGTTCACCTTCTGGTTTTCAGGGTTCGACGTTGGGTTAGCTTTTAACCCTGCTTGAGTTGAGTTAGCTCTGGCATTATAAACAGGGGTGATCGATGATGGGTGGCGTCTCAGTAGCCTTCATTCTTCTGAAATCGCTGAATTCATCTCCTTGTGATCTTTGTATACTGCTTTTTCGATTGGCTATATATGCATAAATCTTTGTATACTTCATCTTAATTTACCGTGCATTTATACAATTGCAGTGGTCTTTCATCTGTTGTAAAAGCTGTCTGTATTATATATACagcacacacacgcacatatgATGGCGCAGATGTTCAACTCTGAAAGAACAATGTACGAATCCGATGAATTTCGGATGTATGGCTTTAAGATAATGCAGTGCCCGAGGAGACGGAGCCACGATTGGACTCAGTGTCCCTTCGCCCACCGCGGCGAGAGGGCCCGTCGTCGCGACCCGCGCCGGTACAACTACGCGGCTGTGCCATGCCCGGATTATAGCGACGATAGAGACTGCATCAGGGGAAACACATGCCAATTTGCTCACGGGGTCTTCGAGTACTGGCTTCACCCAGAAAAGTACCGTACTCGCCTATGCAACGCCGGCGAATTTTGCACTCGCAATGTCTGTTTCTTTGCCCATTCGACGGCGGAACTCAGGAGGCACCACCAGAACCGGCGCCGCGTCTCGGCCATTATTAATGAACCGTCATTGGGAAGAAGATGGGGCGAGCATGGAGAAGCCTCGACATGGTCGTCAATATTGGGGCAGCCAAGTGAGGGGTCATCCAATTCAGGCAACAACCCTGATTATTTGGGCAGCTTGATGAGCCGGTTGATCATTAGTGGGGAAGGTAATCGAACGACGAGGGGTGCCCAGCATCGGTGCTTGCAACAACCAGATGCTCCTGATATAGGGTGGATAGATGATCTACTGGATTAATTGaccaccaaattaattaatatatatttgccGTCATCAATGTAAAGATTATTTTCCAGCGAGTATTGGGTTTAGGGAAAGACTTAAGTTAAACCATTCATTCCGGCAAAATGTTGCATAATCTGGgcatttgtatttgtatttgtggtggGTGGGttcaaatttatgtaattaattaatccttTCATCCGTGAAAatagaatgtatatatatttatgtattctAAACGTGAGCTCATCAAAGATTCAAGGAATAAGGAAAATCTCATTTCCGACTCTCTCTTGAGGATTTTTATCAGAAATTATAAAGAACAAaaactcactctctctctctctctctctctctctctctctgtggggGAAGAACGGCCGGGACGCTGTTGGAAGGTCAAAATGAAGTGAATGTATGACATGCATTCGTTGTAATTCGATATAAATTAGTTGATTTATGGCACAAACTTCACAATATATATCTTTCTCTGTATATCATCTTATCACTTTATATATTATCACTACGTCAAAAACTTACTGAAATTTCAAGTTATTTGTAATTGGTGCAAAAATATATGGTAAAAAGCATAAAAATTGTGATagccgtaacttacttacatgcttaatgataataatattcatataaaaatatccggagcttaaaactaaaatcatatttcctttaaatcaaataaaattctaagacatgctttatggcatacatatagaaaaagatcagagttcaaccctaaaaacattgcttcaaaaggaaactaaacttaaattcttgaaaatcctttttaaacaagctaccatgctccacgtccatgtcccgatctcctcatttATACTCACctagggggagggggagggaaACATAAGGAGGGTGAGAttatgcaaatctcagtaagtacaagagaaccatcatatgtatttaaacaagtcatgacataacataacatatcgtatggagacacgagaggttccaccaacttgcaggggtaagaaccctcgtgcgtagcgctaccgagctccgatcccgaaacttgcgtgaacataacataacatgagggaccacataacatagttcatagtcatgcttaaacatcataaatagttcataatgtacttaccttaacttggtttgatgagatttgaatgctgaaggcttcacctttacaaaaagttcgaagcactcccgtctagcacgaatttatcccaacttagaatgaggaaacccttggccatgagccttatttataggcttggaaacttggccaccaagtaagtcacaatcatttcaaatcttttctaaatctttcaaaatattccaataatttcaaatcttctaaaatattctctaatcattccaaatcttctaagatattttcTAATCATtacaaatcttctaagatattctctaatcattctaaatcttcttagattttctgcaatcattcttatctgaatcaaatcttatccaaatcaaatcaaatcttatccttaaagtcatcatgaaacttaatctttatctctaaagtcatcatgaacctttatcttatctctaaagtcatcatgagccttcatcttatttCTAACATCATCATGAGgtttcatccttatctctaaaatcatttatgagatttttcttgaatctcccaaatgcccttagtaaaaaggtttcaagaattacactttggtctaaattttttaggtaattgcacttagaccctttccAACTtcgtccctaggccaatttttaattgtattttagtccccgaagaaaggactaattacgctaatatccctgatttttaggtaaattacacttttaccccgaacctcaatatttacgattttgccactggctcaaaaactgaacctttgtctcaaggcttctataatcctttgaaaggacatatttcctcaagtattaaaaactaaaaatctcaagtattacattatatttcagtttaaaaatcttgggtgtTACAATCTacccttttaaaaaaaattttcgTCATCGAAAATTTACCTTACTTCTCGTCATCAAACAACTGGGGATATTTGGATCGCATATCGTCCTCGcgctcccatgttgcttcttCAACTGAATGATGTTGCCATAACACCTTGACCAACGATATACTTTATTGCGAAGCCTTCGTACCTCCCGAATAACAATGCTTATTGGTGCCTTCTCATATTTCAGGTCTTGCTGTATCTCTAATGGTTGATACTTTAATACATGGGTTGGGTCGGGGACATACTTTCTGAGCATTGATATGTGGAAAATATCATGTACTGCTGAGAGATCTGGTGGTAAGGCTAGCTGATAAGCAACGTTCCCAATCCGCTTTAAGATCTCAAATGGGCCTATAAACCGAGGTTTAAGCTTTTATTTCTTCCCAAATCGTAAAACTCCTTTTATGGgtgtaacttttaagaataccttatcaccaatggaaaactccaaatcctttcttcttttatctacatAGTTTTTCTGTTTAtcttgagccttcttcatactaTCTTTGATCTTTTCAATGGGTTGTACAGTTTGTTCCACAATCTCTGGACCCAAAATCTTTTGCTCGCCAACTTCATTCCAATGAACAGGTGATCTGCATTTCCTTCCATATAGCGCCTCATAGGGTGCCATGCCAATAGATGCATGGTGACTATTGTTGTATGcgaattcaattaatggtagatgtttctcccaatgTCCACCAAATTCTAGGGTAAAAATACGAAGCATATCCTCTAAAGTTTGTATTGTCCTTTCAGATTGTCCATCTGTCTGAGGATGAAAAGCtgtactaaaactcaatttggttccCATGGCTCTGTGTAAGTTCTTCCAAAAGTTGGATGTGAACCTTGGTTCCCTATCCGATACAATGGAAACTGGAACACCATGTAgtcttactatttccttaacataTAGTCGTGCAAGCTGATCCATTGTAAATGTCATCCAAACAGGTAAGAAGATAGCTGATCTGGTAAGTCGATCCACGATTACCCAAATAGCCTCATGTCCTgttactgattttggaaatcctacaacaaagtccatcgtcacatgttcccatttccactctggaaccTCCAATGGTTGCAGTAACCCTGCTGGTCGTTGGTGCTCAGCTTTCACCTGCTGACATATCAAACACTTCTCGACAAATTTAACTATGTCTTCTTTTATATTCCTCCACCAAAACACTGCCTTTAGGTCACGATACATCTTTGTACTTCCATGATGTACAGAATGAGAAGTGGAGTGGGCTTCTTTTAGAATTTCTTGTCTTAGTTCCTCAAAGTTTGGCACACACAGTCTCCCTTGGTAGTAGAGTGTGTCATCACTAGCTATTGTGAAGTCCTTCCGCTTCTCAGTATTAACCTCAGCCTTGATGTACTCAAAGAATTGGTCTCCCTTCTGATGGCTCTTAATCCGATCACGGAGAGTCGGTTGAACAGAGAGTGCTGCCATACGAGCATTAGAATTAGATGACGTAGCAACAAACTCGAGGCTTAACCTCTCGAACTCCTTCCACAAAGGCTTTTGTGATGTCAAAGCTGCTACttggctcattttctttctactcaaggCGTCAGcctgtagtggcccactaccggatagtcccgctagcataggatatccgaaaggaggtcatcataagtgtgatatagaacaataacatacaacaccataatactatccttagataaactcagcggaagctaacataaaggtttacaacatcttagaccatagtctaaacaaaatgaaatacaagggcactaacaaattttacaacataaaatttcctcacacttgccctcatcacaaatgctaacatagaccatctaatttggaaggtctctgtacacttctaaccctgggctttagccccactgggctcgccctcaaccactgctctacttgtacctggaatgacatgagagtaaacaaggtgagccacaaggctcagcaagtgtatttataaagcatggagatatagaatcaaaggcggggataatcaagatagaataaacaactctatgaggagatattagtataacgcgactcataagttctcggtttacattaatttcccatgccgtgattattacatatattatgcactcgttcccatgctcatgcatatgcaccaatagtagggaatttttttgcataattctcaaggctctcacggcctatatatatatatatatccattcatgaatatatatgcatcatgaaaatacatcaacaaatgataacaatttgagccacgccttctgggttgatggccacctcacccgcgttaagcgctcataggatatcctttctcatccacggacttagccgtcgcgcaaaataataggtgcgcaaatcagtataatcatgcatcacatatgcatatccccatttcatgtcaatcctcaatgattaagaaaaatctcaaatcatgcttaacatgcacaattacataaattaaagtgtgcactatcttatgatcacagggtaaattttaatacatttattgactcatacttatagaaatgcccaaaccaatatttacgatatatttttaccccaataataatcgcaaggaatcaaaatttatacatgcaagaaacactaaatcttgcatgacactagaccctaatgaataaatgtcattccttaagaaatgtagggtgacacaaaaccctatttagatttttgcaatgttcaacaagaaaacgaattaatattgcaagatttatcgaaataaggaaaataaaacccttttatccaacaatgagggttatcaagaataattcaaaaaaaaaaatggaagaactatacaaaaatcataattttaaacgtaggaaggatagactacataggaagagttgaataacaacatatttcagaaatttccagatttcaagcatattttcaaaaatccaacctgggctcaatatttggtcaaataccacaaacgatataccaaatcaaagcctaatgagtctagtttctggaacatcaactggatttgaaatcggaaataaccacaaggagatattccataaaaaccgaaacaaggcagaatttgtaacagtaatttacagaattctacatagaattcaacaaggttgttatgggtacaaatcataaccaaaaatttcaaatcttataccgaatcgaagcccatgaagtatattttatagaaaaaataaatggatcacaatttggatataaccacagagcattataccccaaaaaccgaagcaagaacagattattcaaaaacagagcagaaaatttccaaattctgggcaagaatttacaaggatactgtaggctcaaaacatagccaaaaattctaaaaaatttaccaaatgaagattatcaagtctagtttatatagaaacaaacggatcttgaatcggatataaccacagagagttataccctaaagagtacaacaaggtcagtttactcgaaagcagtaaaattttcagatcttagcagggatttacaaggctataacatgatcaaatcttagtcaaaaaaatcgattcttgtgtctaaaattgagcttaagatgtctagtttacaacccaacaaacggatctcaatttggatataaacacaaggagttatagaccaaagaacataacatggtcagtgaatccgagaataagaatttaagagcaacaacttaaaaatgaaggaaataagccttctaagatggaaacaaggttcaagaacttgcattaaaagataaaaaagagaagaaaaacttacacaatcataaggagaagaagaagaagaagatcttgaatttgaaacaagaaggaagggaacttgccttagatggttgcaatccatagagatgaagacaccccttgaaattgaaaattccatagtctccacttaaagcttcaatgaagaagaacaatggaggaagaagagacaatcgggagagggagaagaagaagggaacaagaaagtaagaagaaagaaaaagaggaaaaaaaatgtgggagacttgtctcccaactcctttcaatccatttcccttttaattttctctaatttacccttcatactaacacacacaattcacatatctcttacccattttggtcattttaccattttcttaatctttttttctttttaattaagataccattctctatgcccatggcccaagcccaagtcaaaatatatagcccaagcccaagtcaaaatatatggcccaatccaattaaggcccaatggacttttcttgagatttgggttcaacccaattcatttacacttaagatttaattatttatcaatggtctaattcaaataaggcccaaacccatttagcccacaactttgagactttttcacaccaaatattattttcattaatttacccccattaccaactcatataatatttttaacaattaattaataaaggcaacaactctaatgtgcaaactaaaatgcccataacacctagacccactaacgggtcgttacacagcCACCACGTTTGCTTTGCCGGGGTGGTAGTGGATTttacaatcataatccttcaccAATTCTAGCCATCTcctttgcctcatattcaactctTTTTGTGTGAAGATGTACTTAAGGCTCTTATGATCGGTATAGATATCGCATTTACCTCCGTATAGATAGTGTCTCCAGATTTTCAAAGCATGCACTACTGCAGCAAAGTTCTAGGTCATGTGTAGGATAGTTTTGCTCATAAGGCTTCAACTGCCTTGATGCATATGCAACTACCTTACCTTTttgcatcaatacacatccaattccttgtttggatgcatcactataaataacaaaaccttCTGACCCTTCAGGAATAGTTAATACTGGTGCGCTGACCAgcctcttctttaattcttcaaagCTAGTTTCACATTTCTCTGTCCATTCAAACTTAGTA
This genomic stretch from Diospyros lotus cultivar Yz01 chromosome 1, ASM1463336v1, whole genome shotgun sequence harbors:
- the LOC127789616 gene encoding zinc finger CCCH domain-containing protein 54-like yields the protein MMAQMFNSERTMYESDEFRMYGFKIMQCPRRRSHDWTQCPFAHRGERARRRDPRRYNYAAVPCPDYSDDRDCIRGNTCQFAHGVFEYWLHPEKYRTRLCNAGEFCTRNVCFFAHSTAELRRHHQNRRRVSAIINEPSLGRRWGEHGEASTWSSILGQPSEGSSNSGNNPDYLGSLMSRLIISGEGNRTTRGAQHRCLQQPDAPDIGWIDDLLD